Sequence from the Aerococcus tenax genome:
AAAAGGTCCCAGCAATTTCCCTAATATCAGCCACTTTAGACAAGTCACCGGCTAAATTTAAACCCAAACCGACGACAATATAAGACACGCTAGGAATCTCTAAGTCAGAGACCATTTCGCAAAGGATTCCGGCTGCCTTGTGACCTTGGTAGAAGAGATCGTTAACCCATTTGACCTGGATGGATTCAGCTAAGTAACTCCCCAAAGTGTCGATCACGGCACTGGCCGCTAAGAGGGTGTAGAGAGGTACTTCAGCTGGACTAGAACAATTGGGTTTCAGAGCCAAACTGACATACAAGCCATCCTCTAAGGAAGAATAGAAGCTTTTTCCTAGACGTCCTTTTCCGGCTGTTTGTTTTTGACTAGCACAAATAACCAAGTCATCTTGGTGTTGACTCTTATAGGCCTTGATATATTCATTGGTAGACCCCACTTCATCTAAAAGAATGAGCTTCCACTTGGCTTCCCCTTGGTCCAGGTAATAAGTCAATAGACTCTCGTTTAGCCGTTGGGGTAGGGCCTGAATCTGGTAGCCTTGCTTTCCAGATTCGATGACGAAGCCTTCCTTACGTAGATTTTCAACCGCCTTCCATACTGCATTACGGGAGAGGTTGAGTTGGTCGGCTAGGACCTGGCCACTAAGGGGCGCTACCATAAGCTGATCTAAAACCGCTTGACTGGTTGTCATGCAAGTATCTTCCTTTCTGAATAATCTTAACGAATAGCTAGAAGCATTTTATATTTTACAAAGATTGGGATAATCTTGTCAACTCATTTTTAAGAAGGGGTGACGAAAACGATAGGCTAACCATATCATTTTAAAGACCTCTTTGATCGTGTTAAAATGGGAATATAAGATAAAAGGAGGAAAAGTTATGTCAGAAAAATTTGATCAAATTAAGGGTAAAGTCAAAGAAACCGCTGGAAAAGTATTTGATGACAAAGGAACTGAAAACGAAGGCAAGACTGAAGACCTATCTGCCCAAGCTAAAGAAGCAGTTAACGATGTAAAGGACTCCGTAAAGGGAGCAGTTGATGGGGTTAAGAATAGCTTTTCAGACGACAAAGAATAAGAAGTACAGATAAATTTATCATTTAAAAGAGGCTAGGATTTATCCTAGCCTCTTTTTCTTGGTGGTGCGCCTGGCATGGGCGACAACTCGGTGGTGAAAGTCCACTACAGGCCTTTGCAGTAGGAACTGTTAGCCAATGACAAGGGTGTCCACCGTGAGGTGGAATCTGAAGGAAGTTGGAGGCAAATACTTGCACTGACGTACAGAAACTTCATAAAGAAAGGCTGTCAAAAGATGGATGAGCTTGCCAGACAAAGTGAAGTCCAATACTGCACGAATCTGAGACAGTAGATGAAGCAGTGACATGAGTAGAAAGTTGTCGTTCTTACCCAGGGAGATCTCACAGACGGCGCAGGAGTCCCCTTATAAGAAGCCGGTCGAAAAAGGTTTACTGTGAGAAGTCAGCCGAAGTCATAGTAGTTTCCAGAGGAAACGAAGGACTGAACAATATCCATGTTTATTTAGATGGGAGGTAGCTCAATTATGGGAAAAGCAGAAAAGTTGCGGAAGCAACGCAGCCTACAGAGGAATAAGGTGGAACCTGAAAAGTATGTAGATGTGCTTAGTGGTAGAGCTATTGAATATATGAAAAGACATGATGGGTCTCTAATGAGTCTCGTTGTCAGAGAAGAAAACCTCATGCGAGCAGCTCAATTAGTTCGTAAGAACAAAGGAGCAGCTGGTATTGATGGTGTTTCCGCAGAAGCTGCGGAAGCTGAAGTAAGAAAGTATCTTAGACCCTTACAACAGAAATTGATGAATGCAACATATAAACCTCAACCGGTCAAGCGGGTAGAAATTCCCAAAGCCAATGGAGGAGTTCGTCGATTAGGTATTCCTGTGGTCAGGGATCGCATTGTTCAACAAGCCATTCGACAAGTGATTGAACCAATCATAGATCCTCAACTATCACCTTATAGTCATGGCTTTCGTAAAGGCAAGAGTGCACATAGTGCACTGAAACAATGTGTCGACTATTACGAAACAGGCTATAAAGTTGTGGTTGATTGCGATCTAAAGAATTGTTTCGATAATTTTAATCAAGATAAAATGATTCATTACTTGGAACAAATGGTAAAAGATCCAGCGATATCACGTATTCTTAGACGTTTTATGAGTGCAGGTGTTATTGATATGTCTGGTCAATTTATTGACAGTCATACGGGTACCCCTCAAGGGGGTGTTATTTCACCGCTTCTATGTAATGTTTATTTAAATGAATTGGATAGAGAATTAGAACGTCGTGGACATCGTTTTGTACGTTACGCAGATGACTTTGCGATTTTCGTCAAATCTAAGCGAGCAGGAGAACGTGTGCTAAAAAGTATTACTACTTACATTGAAAAAGATCTTCGATTAACCGTTAACCATGAGAAAAGTCAAGTGGGTTCGCCAACCCGTTTAAAATTCTTGGGTTGCCTTATCAAGCCTACCCGAAAGGGTTGTCGTTTTCGTCCGACGAATGAAGCGAAGAAGAAATTCAAAGCAAAGTTAAAACGTCTGACAAGTCGAAAGCGACCAGGTACCTTTAAAACCATTGTAAAAGAGATCAACCAAGTCACACAAGGTTGGATCAACTATTTTGGAGTAGGCTATATTAAAACCTATATTGAAGAGATAGAACAATGGTTAAACCATCGCCTAAGGCAACTCATTTTGAAGCGATGGAAAAACTGTCGAACGAAGATTATACGCCTCATGCGGTTGGGATTGGATAGTGAAAGCGCGAAGCGTATTGCTTTCTCACGCAAGAAGTATTGGCGTCTATCCAAGACACCGGAGGTGCACTACGCTCTGACAACAAAAAGACTCCGTCAGTGGGGATTAAAATCATTAACCCTCCTGGCGGAGTCTGCCTATTTAAGATATTGAACCGCCGTATACGGAACCGTACGTACGGTGGTGTGAGAGGTCCTCTGTCCGACTAACGGACAGAGTCCTACTCGATCCAGTTGCTATAGTTGGTCGAAGTGTCAGCGAGTTACAGATATAGTATACGTAGCGGTCTTGACTTTTGGAGCACGTTTTGAATAGATAGTTCGTGTTTTAAAAAGAGCCTGGGACATTTGTCCCAGGCTCTTATGGTATTTTCCTCCAGCGATTCAAGTTTCTGACGGCGTCCTCACATTCTTATTTTTAATCTTTATTCATAGAGTGGATATATTTTTTACTAGCGGCTAAGTCGTCTTCATCTAACAAGACCTTTACGGTATCTAGGGCTTGGAGTGTGGTATCACCATGTGGGGTGATACTTTGCCCCTTGCGTTCAATATTTAAGAGCAGGGCACTAGGCGGAAAGGCTAAGTCTTTAACGGCTAGCTGGTTAAATTGGGAGAGGACACTCACTTGATAAGTCAGGCTAATTTTTTTCTTGGTGAGCTTTGTCGCTGCTTTGTCCTGCATCCGTTCATAAAGACTTTCATAAATAGGCGCCAGGCCCAGTCTTTCGCAGATGATATAGGCAAGGGCAGCCACAATGGCCAAGGGCAGGAGGTTGTTGAGATTGCCGACCATTTCCACAACGAGAATGATAGAAGTTAATGGCGACCGTACCACAGCCGTTAGAACTCCAACCATGCCTAAAACCATGAAATTAGTTAATAAGGCTGAATTAATAGGAAGAAAAAGCTGAATAAGCATAAAAATGCTAGCCCCACTGAGACAACCAATGGCCAATGTAGGAAGAAAAATTCCGCCCGGAACCCCCGTGCTATAGCAAAAGGCGGTAAAGAAAATCTTGGCAAAGAGAATGATTAAGAGGAGCTGCAGGGAAAAGGGCTGGGCGATAAAGTCAAAAACCAGTTCATGTCCTGACCCGGTGATCCAAGAAAAACCATAGGAAACTAAAGCAGCCAATAGGAAACCGGCCATTACCCGGTGAATTATTTTTGGAAAAAACTTTTGCATGGTGGTTTGCAAGGCTAAAAGTGACTTGGAAAAGCAATAGCCGATAAGAGCAGAGGCTATCCCCAAAAGGATGAGAGCAAAATAAAGTTTTAAGGGAAAGCTTTCTGGTGTTTTTAGGGCAAAGGAGGGCTGTAAACCAAATAGCGATTTAGAGATCAAGTCAGCTAGGATGGCTGAAATCAGGGCGGGAATTAAGATAAAGGAAGAAATACTCTTATGAATTTCTTCTAATACAAATAAGCTTGCCGCAATTGGAGCATTAAAGGCAGCGGCTAAACCGGCAGCGGCTCCGGCGGTAATTAAGAGGCGACTGTCTTCAGGACTGGTCTGGCGTTTTTTACTGTAACCCTTAGCCACAGCCGCTCCGATTTGAATCGAAGGACCCTCACGTCCTAAAGACATCCCGCTAATGATGGCAAAAAGCCCCCCTACAAATTTTGACAATAATAAGGAAAGAACCGGCATATTAAATTGTCCCAGTAATTCTCCCGTCACCTGAGGGATGCCACTGCCTCCAGAGAGGGGAGACTGTTTTAATAAGTAGCCGGTAACCCCAGCCATCAGGATGACCGTAATGATAGTTATAGCGATAAAGCTTAAATGATTTTGGCTAAAGAGCCAAGTGTGCCACTGGGAAGCATAGCCTAATAAATAGCGGTAGAGGACTGCGAAGAATCCCGCTAAGGCTCCTACGGCAATGGCCTCGATGATTGAGAGGGCGTGTGACTTAGCCACTTCGGTCTGCAATTTATTGGCTTTGAATGGACTTGTTTTCACTTTTCAGCCTTCTTTCTAGAGAGTTAATCGTCCAAGACGATATCACTTCCATTATAGCAAGGCTGTCAAGACGATATGAAAAATCTCACTTAGAGCTATTCAGAGCGATTGAGAAAAGTCAGGCTAATTCCAAATAAAATGAGGAAAATTCCTGAATTGTATCGGTCTATTTCGCAAAAAAGACAGGAAATGTTTCAATATTACAAAGTATATTACAAAAATATTACAGAGCCAGTGAATAATTTCTCTCTAAAATTGACTTAAAGGAAAAAGTACCCCAGGAAAGGGGCCATAGCAATATTTAATAATTCTTTAAAAAGATATGGCTTATAAAAGATAAGCTTTTAATTTTTCACTAAGAAGGCGAAAATGAAATAATTTGTAATCGACTTGTTACCCAAAAAAATTCCCCAGCATATATAATAGATATTGTGAATAAATAGATTTTAATAAATTTTAAAAACTTCTGGGGGTAAAACAGAATTATGAAAAAGACAAAGAAAATCATGTTAGGAACATCTGTACTGACTTCAGCGGCCTTAGCTGCTGTTATCGCACCAAATGTTGATGCGGCTGAATATACCATTAAGGTAGGAGACACTCTATCTGAATTAGCACTTCAATTTAATACCACTATTGAAGAATTACGTGACGGTAACAACATTGAAGATGTTAACCTTATCTTCGCTGGGGAAACCTTAGACGTTCCTTCTGCAGAAACACCTCAAGCTTCTAATAAAAAAGAAGTTAAAGCTGAAAAACCAGCACCAGCACCTGCTGCAAAAACCACTACTAGCCAAACTGCAGATGCTAATGGCGTTTACACCGTTGTTGCTGGAGACACTTTAAACAAAATTGCTGCTCAATTTAACACCACTGCTCAAGCCATTCGTGATTTGAACGGTTTACAAGGGGACTTAATCTTAATTGGTCAACAATTACAAGTGAAAGTGGCTTTACAAGAAAGCCCAGCTCCAGTTGCTGAATACCAAGCAGCTCCTCAAGCTTCAGTTGTTGAAGAAGAAAAATTAGTTACTGAACTTCCTGAAGTGACTGCAAATGAAGGACATGTAGAAGAAAACGTCAGTCCAGTTGAAGCACCAGCAAGTCCAGAAGTGGCAGAAGCTGAAGTCGCTCCTAAAACAGAAGTTGTTGAAGCAGAAGTCGCTAGCCCAGCTCCAGCCAAAGAAGTAAAAGTTGAAGAAACTGTAGTTAGTGAAGCTGCTCCAGCAAAAGAAGCTGCTGAAAAAGCTCAGGCAGAACAAGCCCAAGCTGCTAAAGAAGCGCAAGTTCAAGCAGAACAAGCAGCCAAAGAGGCAGAAGCTCAAAAAGCTGCTCAAGCCGCTAAGGAAGCTGAAGCGAAAAAGGCCGCTCAAGCGCAAGCCCAAGCAGAACAAGCTGCCAAGGAAGCCGAAGCCCAAAGAGCCGCTCAAGCCGCTAAGGAAGCTGAAGAACAAAAGGCAGCCCAAGCTGCTAAACAAGCTGAAATTGAAAAATCTCAACTACAAGCCCAAACTTACCAAGCAGCTAATACTCAAGTCCAAGCCCAACCAGTAAGCACAAACAATGCTACTGTCTTATCTGCTTACGATGGGAGTGTTGACCCACGTGGTTTAGCTCCAGCAGGACAATGTACTTATTATGTCATTAACCGCCTACATGCCTTAGGCAAACCAGTTCCTGGTCCTATGGGTAACGCTAACCAGTGGGCATATACTGCAAGTAATCATGGTATCCCAGTATCAAATACACCAACCGTCGGCTCTGTGGTTTCCTTCCCAGCCGGTGTTGCAGGTGCATCTGGTTATGGCCACGTTGCCTTTGTTGAAGGGGTTAACCCAGATGGTTCCATCCGTATTTCAGAAATGAACTTCGGTGGTTCACCAAACGTGACTTACCGTACCGTTGATGCTGGTTCTGCAGCAGCCTCATCCTACATCCATTTCTAATAAATCAAGTAATAAAAAACGAGTGTTTACCCCACTCGTTTTTTATTTAGTCAATTTTTATGGATGATACATGATTATAAGCGAGCTTTTGGCACCACCAAGACTCGCTTTTTTGCTTAGAAGCCATGCGAGAAGTCAGAAATAAAAGGGCCGGCATTGGTTTTTCACCCTTTTCACGGTATAATGTATAAATTAGAGAGTAATCTATTGACCATTCTTTGTCGACCCTGCCGCAGGGGTTGACTTAGATTGGTGGAAATAGGGAAATTTAGATGGAAAATTGAAGTTCTTAAACTAAAACGGGTTCCAGTCATACGATGCTTATGGATTTTCTTCTAGCCATATCGTCCTCTACTGTAACTGTTACACTTAAGGAGTTTTAATAATGAAAAAAATTTTAGTCGTTGATGATGAAAAACCAATTTCAGATATCATTACTTTCAACCTTCAAAAGGAAGGCTATGATACCCTGGCAGCTTTCGATGGCGAAGAAGCCTTAGAAAGCTTTGCCAGCTACCAACCCGACCTTATTGTTTTGGACTTAATGTTGCCTAAAAAAGACGGCTTGGAAGTGTGTCGTGAGATCCGTAAGACCAGCAGTGTTCCTATCATTATGTTAACCGCTAAGGGTGAGGAAATTGACAAGGTGCTCGGCTTGGAAATGGGAGCCGATGACTATGTGACCAAGCCTTTTTCCAATCGGGAGCTTTCAGCGCGGATTAAGGCCAACCTCCGCCGTTCCCAGGTTAACGTTGAGGCTGCAGAAGAAAAAGAAGAAAGTAATGAATTAAATGTCGGTAACCTAACCATTCATGAAGATGCCTACTATGTGTCTAAAAATGGTAAGGAAGTTGACCTGACCCACCGTGAGTTTGAACTCCTTCATTACCTATCCAAGCACTTAGGCCAAGTCATGACCCGGGAACACCTCTTGCAGACGGTATGGGGCTATGACTACTTTGGCGATGTTCGGACCGTGGACGTGACCGTGCGTCGTCTACGTGAGAAGATTGAAGACACCCCCAGCCATCCCAAATTACTCATGACCCGCCGTGGGGTGGGGTATTATCTCCAAGATAATGACCAGGAGTAGGAAGCCATGAAGGAAAAACAAGAAAAATCGAAAATTTCCTTTCTTAATTCGATTCATTTAAAGATTCCTTTGGTCATTATCTTGCTCTTATTACTTGGTTTGCAATTTGCCGGGGCGTATTTTATCCAACAATTGGAACAGGAAATGATGAGCAGCTTTGATGATCAAATGAATGTGCAAATTGGCTTCTTGGAGGATAGCGTTCGCCCTATTATTCAAAATGAAGATAATAAGACGAGTGACCAACAGGCGCAATTAATTAATTCATTGCGTCGTTTTAATGTTAGCAATGTTTTAGAAACCTTGGTGGTTGATGATAAGGGACAGATTCTTGCTTCATCTAACCCCAGCAACCAGGCCAATGTGGGCCAACAAACGACTGATAACATGATCCGTACAGTTCTCTATAATAACACCAGCCTGAGTAAGGAAATGTATGATAATGAAGAGAACTTACGAATTAAACAATATGTTGTCCCTATTTTTTCATCGGATAATTCCGGTCTTTTGATCGGGGTTTTAAGTGTGACGGTCAACATTGAAAGTGTCTACAACCAAGTGCAAAATACGGGTTTGATTTATATCACTTCATCGGGCTTGGCCTTGGTCTTTTCTATCTTACTGGCAGTCTTAATCTCTAGAGGGATTACCGGTCC
This genomic interval carries:
- a CDS encoding biotin--[acetyl-CoA-carboxylase] ligase — translated: MTTSQAVLDQLMVAPLSGQVLADQLNLSRNAVWKAVENLRKEGFVIESGKQGYQIQALPQRLNESLLTYYLDQGEAKWKLILLDEVGSTNEYIKAYKSQHQDDLVICASQKQTAGKGRLGKSFYSSLEDGLYVSLALKPNCSSPAEVPLYTLLAASAVIDTLGSYLAESIQVKWVNDLFYQGHKAAGILCEMVSDLEIPSVSYIVVGLGLNLAGDLSKVADIREIAGTFFGKELPKDFNINQFLADLIQCFMTYHHHFAQGEFLDTYKKHLLGLGKEVSYQENQVNKTGKIKGINEQGQLLVEDSAGDIHALVSPNIHFGSQQFVSD
- a CDS encoding CsbD family protein; the encoded protein is MSEKFDQIKGKVKETAGKVFDDKGTENEGKTEDLSAQAKEAVNDVKDSVKGAVDGVKNSFSDDKE
- a CDS encoding ClC family H(+)/Cl(-) exchange transporter is translated as MKTSPFKANKLQTEVAKSHALSIIEAIAVGALAGFFAVLYRYLLGYASQWHTWLFSQNHLSFIAITIITVILMAGVTGYLLKQSPLSGGSGIPQVTGELLGQFNMPVLSLLLSKFVGGLFAIISGMSLGREGPSIQIGAAVAKGYSKKRQTSPEDSRLLITAGAAAGLAAAFNAPIAASLFVLEEIHKSISSFILIPALISAILADLISKSLFGLQPSFALKTPESFPLKLYFALILLGIASALIGYCFSKSLLALQTTMQKFFPKIIHRVMAGFLLAALVSYGFSWITGSGHELVFDFIAQPFSLQLLLIILFAKIFFTAFCYSTGVPGGIFLPTLAIGCLSGASIFMLIQLFLPINSALLTNFMVLGMVGVLTAVVRSPLTSIILVVEMVGNLNNLLPLAIVAALAYIICERLGLAPIYESLYERMQDKAATKLTKKKISLTYQVSVLSQFNQLAVKDLAFPPSALLLNIERKGQSITPHGDTTLQALDTVKVLLDEDDLAASKKYIHSMNKD
- the yycF gene encoding response regulator YycF, coding for MKKILVVDDEKPISDIITFNLQKEGYDTLAAFDGEEALESFASYQPDLIVLDLMLPKKDGLEVCREIRKTSSVPIIMLTAKGEEIDKVLGLEMGADDYVTKPFSNRELSARIKANLRRSQVNVEAAEEKEESNELNVGNLTIHEDAYYVSKNGKEVDLTHREFELLHYLSKHLGQVMTREHLLQTVWGYDYFGDVRTVDVTVRRLREKIEDTPSHPKLLMTRRGVGYYLQDNDQE
- a CDS encoding LysM peptidoglycan-binding domain-containing protein, with product MKKTKKIMLGTSVLTSAALAAVIAPNVDAAEYTIKVGDTLSELALQFNTTIEELRDGNNIEDVNLIFAGETLDVPSAETPQASNKKEVKAEKPAPAPAAKTTTSQTADANGVYTVVAGDTLNKIAAQFNTTAQAIRDLNGLQGDLILIGQQLQVKVALQESPAPVAEYQAAPQASVVEEEKLVTELPEVTANEGHVEENVSPVEAPASPEVAEAEVAPKTEVVEAEVASPAPAKEVKVEETVVSEAAPAKEAAEKAQAEQAQAAKEAQVQAEQAAKEAEAQKAAQAAKEAEAKKAAQAQAQAEQAAKEAEAQRAAQAAKEAEEQKAAQAAKQAEIEKSQLQAQTYQAANTQVQAQPVSTNNATVLSAYDGSVDPRGLAPAGQCTYYVINRLHALGKPVPGPMGNANQWAYTASNHGIPVSNTPTVGSVVSFPAGVAGASGYGHVAFVEGVNPDGSIRISEMNFGGSPNVTYRTVDAGSAAASSYIHF
- the ltrA gene encoding group II intron reverse transcriptase/maturase, which codes for MGKAEKLRKQRSLQRNKVEPEKYVDVLSGRAIEYMKRHDGSLMSLVVREENLMRAAQLVRKNKGAAGIDGVSAEAAEAEVRKYLRPLQQKLMNATYKPQPVKRVEIPKANGGVRRLGIPVVRDRIVQQAIRQVIEPIIDPQLSPYSHGFRKGKSAHSALKQCVDYYETGYKVVVDCDLKNCFDNFNQDKMIHYLEQMVKDPAISRILRRFMSAGVIDMSGQFIDSHTGTPQGGVISPLLCNVYLNELDRELERRGHRFVRYADDFAIFVKSKRAGERVLKSITTYIEKDLRLTVNHEKSQVGSPTRLKFLGCLIKPTRKGCRFRPTNEAKKKFKAKLKRLTSRKRPGTFKTIVKEINQVTQGWINYFGVGYIKTYIEEIEQWLNHRLRQLILKRWKNCRTKIIRLMRLGLDSESAKRIAFSRKKYWRLSKTPEVHYALTTKRLRQWGLKSLTLLAESAYLRY